The following are from one region of the Tachyglossus aculeatus isolate mTacAcu1 chromosome 13, mTacAcu1.pri, whole genome shotgun sequence genome:
- the RPP38 gene encoding ribonuclease P protein subunit p38, with protein sequence MDAPGTKLAGGGRGEKTAPLVGTGGVRKAKPLAVKTSLGNPYAVTWSPLSGEAARFILRTLEAGLKAVGLRKAEQPKGRRRPPSRAGRASGGEPVRPAPAEAPRANGWTPSGVREQLAIGVNEVTRALERDRLALVLTCRSVEPAPVTSHLIHLSVSRAVPACQLPGLSQTVAPVLGLKCVLALGFRRDAASFARDVEAIVPRIPRLRVPWLPGPGAGSESDSREAPGDEEAAAAAADASLGGPTKRKREGGPRGHPRLTLQPLKIKKLIPNPDKRRKPPKGKKGTKK encoded by the coding sequence CttgcaggtggagggagaggcGAGAAGACGGCGCCGCTCGTGGGGACGGGGGGCGTCCGGAAAGCGAAGCCCCTCGCCGTGAAGACCTCCCTCGGTAACCCCTACGCGGTCACGTGGAGCCCCTTGTCCGGGGAGGCCGCGCGCTTCATCTTACGGACCCTGGAGGCCGGGCTGAAGGCCGTCGGCCTTCGCAAGGCGGAGCAGCCGAAGGGACGCAGGCGGCCGCCCTCCCGGGCCGGGAGGGCGAGCGGCGGGGAGCCGGTCCGTCCCGCCCCCGCCGAGGCGCCTCGGGCCAACGGGTGGACTCCCTCGGGCGTCCGGGAGCAGCTGGCCATCGGGGTGAACGAGGTGACGCGGGCCCTGGAGAGGGACCGGCTGGCCCTGGTGCTGACGTGCAGGTCCGTGGAACCCGCCCCCGTCACCTCGCACCTCATCCACCTCAGCGTCAGCCGGGCCGTCCCCGCCTGCCAGCTGCCCGGCCTCAGCCAGACCGTCGCCCCCGTCCTCGGCCTCAAgtgcgtcctggccctggggtTCAGGAGGGACGCCGCCTCCTTCGCGCGGGACGTCGAGGCCATCGTCCCCAGGATCCCCCGCCTGCGGGTCCCCTGGCTGCCGGGCCCCGGGGCGGGTTCGGAGAGCGACTCCCGGGAAGCGCCGGGGgacgaggaggcggcggcggcggccgcggacGCCTCGCTCGGGGGGCCGACCAAGCGGAAGCGGGAGGGAGGTCCGAGGGGGCACCCCCGGCTCACTCTGCAGCCCCTAAAGATCAAGAAGTTGATCCCAAATCCCGATAAGAGAAGGAAACCGCCCAAAGGGAAAAAGGGGACAAAGAAATGA